A part of Populus alba chromosome 8, ASM523922v2, whole genome shotgun sequence genomic DNA contains:
- the LOC118039466 gene encoding uncharacterized protein isoform X2, with protein sequence MLISSTAGNNAENWMVLSISGDKPTPRFNHAATVIGNKMIVVGGESGSGLLDDVQVLKFDQFTWTSISSKLYLSPSSLPLKIPACRGHCLVSWGKKALLIGGKTDPASDRISVWAFDTETECWSLVEAKGDIPIARNGHAVVRASSVLILFGGEDAKRKKLNDLHMFDLKSFTWLPLHCTGTGPSPRSNHVAALYDDKNLLIFGGTSKSRTLNDLYSLDFETMVWSRTKIRGFHPSPRAGCCGVLCGTKWYIAGGGSRKKRHSETLIYDILKMEWSVAFASPPSSITTNKGFSLVLVQHKEKDFLVAFGGSKKEPSNQVEVMGIEKNESSTGRHSAPSKGPGRSPFEKRSSSTVLAAQLGTCSSQRSADSIARQNLASAIEQHGSGRKSLSDSLLVDPNSASRNVSHRKEFHHEEENRIAAKTARNLEDDNSSSPAAEHRSNHSDISIKPNNPVGKINAEMSSIFEMETPNSHNQGIGNVSVDNEDVVSPESDCTAGGARESMYQLYETKIAALIRKNGILEGQLAAAMAGREAAEKNLSSILKSRQEMEKKLVDSVREIELLKEKLTGVELAQEEANSLSNIVHSDNVRLEHDVAFLKAVLDDTQKELHSTRGVLAGERARAFQLQVEVFHLKQRLQSMENRTSTPRKPFHVQ encoded by the exons atgcTAAT TAGCTCGACAGCAGGGAATAATGCTGAGAACTGGATGGTGTTGTCTATTTCCGGGGATAAACCTACCCCTCGTTTCAAT CATGCAGCAACCGTCATTGGGAATAAGATGATAGTGGTTGGTGGAGAATCTGGAAGTGGATTGTTAGATGATGTACAG GTGCTTAAATTTGACCAATTCACCTGgacttcaatttcatcaaagcTTTACTTGTCACCCAGCAGTTTGCCGTTGAAGATCCCTGCTTGCAGAGGCCACTGTCTG GTTTCTTGGGGGAAGAAGGCACTTCTTATTGGAGGAAAAACTGATCCAGCAAGTGACCGAATTTCTG TGTGGGCATTTGACACAGAAACTGAGTGTTGGTCACTTGTTGAAGCAAAGGGAGATATACCG ATTGCCCGCAATGGTCACGCAGTGGTCCGAGCAAGctctgttttaattttatttgggggtGAAGAtgctaaaaggaaaaaactaaatgaTCTGCACATGTTTGATCTCAAGTCTTTCACGTGGCTCCCTCTGCATTGCAC AGGAACTGGACCATCTCCGAGATCCAACCATGTAGCAGCTCTTTATGATGATAAAAATCTACTTATATTTGGAGGAACTTCCAAGTCCCGGACTCTGAATGACTTATATTCACTTGATTTTGAGACG ATGGTATGGTCGAGAACAAAGATACGGGGCTTCCATCCATCACCAAGGGCTGGATGTTGTGGAGTTTTATGTGGAACTAAATGGTACATAGCAGGGGGAGGAAGTAGGAAAAAAC GGCACTCAGAAACTTTGATTTATGATATATTGAAAATGGAGTGGTCCGTGGCATTTGCATCACCCCCATCTTCTATCACCACCAACAAG GGTTTCAGCCTGGTACTTGTGCAGCACAAGGAAAAGGATTTCCTTGTTGCTTTTGGTGGGAGTAAAAAGGAGCCATCAAATCAG GTTGAAGTAATGGGCATTGAGAAGAATGAATCATCCACAGGTCGTCATTCTGCTCCTAGTAAAGGCCCTGGTCGTTCGCCGTTTGAAAAGCGCTCATCATCTACAGTGTTGGCTGCTCAACTTGGTACTTGTTCTTCTCAGCGTTCAGCTGATTCCATTGCAAGACAGAATCTGGCATCTGCAATTGAACAACATGGTTCTGGTAGGAAATCTTTGTCAGATTCCTTGCTTGTTGATCCAAATTCTGCTTCCAGAAATGTCTCCCATCGCAAGGAATTTCACCACGAGGAAGAAAACCGCATAGCTGCTAAGACAGCAAGGAACTTAGAAGATGATAATTCTTCATCGCCG GCTGCTGAACACCGAAGTAATCATTCTGATATATCGATCAAGCCTAACAATCCAGTTGGTAAAATTAATGCAGAGATGTCTAGCATATTTGAAATGGAAACTCCTAACTCCCACAACCAAGGAATTGGAAACGTTTCAGTAGATAACGAGGATGTAGTATCGCCGGAGAGTGATTGTACTGCAGGAGGGGCTCGTGAAAGTATGTATCAATTGTACGAAACAAAAATAGCTGCTCTAATAAGAAAGAATGGTATACTTGAAGGACAACTGGCAGCTGCAATGGCAGGTCGAGAAGCAGCAGAGAAAAACCTATCCTCCATTCTGAAGAGCAGACAAGAGATGGAGAAAAAGCTGGTAGACTCAGTGAGAGAGATAGAGTTGTTGAAAGAAAAGCTGACTGGTGTTGAGCTAGCTCAAGAAGAGGCCAACAGCTTATCAAATATTGTCCATTCTGACAATGTAAGGCTTGAACATGACGTGGCTTTCCTGAAGGCTGTTTTGGATGATACTCAGAAG GAGCTACACTCAACTAGGGGAGTCCTTGCAGGAGAAAGGGCAAGAGCATTCCAACTACAG GTTGAAGTTTTTCATCTGAAACAAAGATTGCAATCTATGGAAAACCGAACATCTACCCCAAGAAAGCCATTCCATGTGCAGTGA
- the LOC118039466 gene encoding uncharacterized protein isoform X3: protein MIVVGGESGSGLLDDVQVLKFDQFTWTSISSKLYLSPSSLPLKIPACRGHCLVSWGKKALLIGGKTDPASDRISVWAFDTETECWSLVEAKGDIPIARNGHAVVRASSVLILFGGEDAKRKKLNDLHMFDLKSFTWLPLHCTGTGPSPRSNHVAALYDDKNLLIFGGTSKSRTLNDLYSLDFETMVWSRTKIRGFHPSPRAGCCGVLCGTKWYIAGGGSRKKRHSETLIYDILKMEWSVAFASPPSSITTNKGFSLVLVQHKEKDFLVAFGGSKKEPSNQVEVMGIEKNESSTGRHSAPSKGPGRSPFEKRSSSTVLAAQLGTCSSQRSADSIARQNLASAIEQHGSGRKSLSDSLLVDPNSASRNVSHRKEFHHEEENRIAAKTARNLEDDNSSSPAAEHRSNHSDISIKPNNPVGKINAEMSSIFEMETPNSHNQGIGNVSVDNEDVVSPESDCTAGGARESMYQLYETKIAALIRKNGILEGQLAAAMAGREAAEKNLSSILKSRQEMEKKLVDSVREIELLKEKLTGVELAQEEANSLSNIVHSDNVRLEHDVAFLKAVLDDTQKELHSTRGVLAGERARAFQLQVEVFHLKQRLQSMENRTSTPRKPFHVQ, encoded by the exons ATGATAGTGGTTGGTGGAGAATCTGGAAGTGGATTGTTAGATGATGTACAG GTGCTTAAATTTGACCAATTCACCTGgacttcaatttcatcaaagcTTTACTTGTCACCCAGCAGTTTGCCGTTGAAGATCCCTGCTTGCAGAGGCCACTGTCTG GTTTCTTGGGGGAAGAAGGCACTTCTTATTGGAGGAAAAACTGATCCAGCAAGTGACCGAATTTCTG TGTGGGCATTTGACACAGAAACTGAGTGTTGGTCACTTGTTGAAGCAAAGGGAGATATACCG ATTGCCCGCAATGGTCACGCAGTGGTCCGAGCAAGctctgttttaattttatttgggggtGAAGAtgctaaaaggaaaaaactaaatgaTCTGCACATGTTTGATCTCAAGTCTTTCACGTGGCTCCCTCTGCATTGCAC AGGAACTGGACCATCTCCGAGATCCAACCATGTAGCAGCTCTTTATGATGATAAAAATCTACTTATATTTGGAGGAACTTCCAAGTCCCGGACTCTGAATGACTTATATTCACTTGATTTTGAGACG ATGGTATGGTCGAGAACAAAGATACGGGGCTTCCATCCATCACCAAGGGCTGGATGTTGTGGAGTTTTATGTGGAACTAAATGGTACATAGCAGGGGGAGGAAGTAGGAAAAAAC GGCACTCAGAAACTTTGATTTATGATATATTGAAAATGGAGTGGTCCGTGGCATTTGCATCACCCCCATCTTCTATCACCACCAACAAG GGTTTCAGCCTGGTACTTGTGCAGCACAAGGAAAAGGATTTCCTTGTTGCTTTTGGTGGGAGTAAAAAGGAGCCATCAAATCAG GTTGAAGTAATGGGCATTGAGAAGAATGAATCATCCACAGGTCGTCATTCTGCTCCTAGTAAAGGCCCTGGTCGTTCGCCGTTTGAAAAGCGCTCATCATCTACAGTGTTGGCTGCTCAACTTGGTACTTGTTCTTCTCAGCGTTCAGCTGATTCCATTGCAAGACAGAATCTGGCATCTGCAATTGAACAACATGGTTCTGGTAGGAAATCTTTGTCAGATTCCTTGCTTGTTGATCCAAATTCTGCTTCCAGAAATGTCTCCCATCGCAAGGAATTTCACCACGAGGAAGAAAACCGCATAGCTGCTAAGACAGCAAGGAACTTAGAAGATGATAATTCTTCATCGCCG GCTGCTGAACACCGAAGTAATCATTCTGATATATCGATCAAGCCTAACAATCCAGTTGGTAAAATTAATGCAGAGATGTCTAGCATATTTGAAATGGAAACTCCTAACTCCCACAACCAAGGAATTGGAAACGTTTCAGTAGATAACGAGGATGTAGTATCGCCGGAGAGTGATTGTACTGCAGGAGGGGCTCGTGAAAGTATGTATCAATTGTACGAAACAAAAATAGCTGCTCTAATAAGAAAGAATGGTATACTTGAAGGACAACTGGCAGCTGCAATGGCAGGTCGAGAAGCAGCAGAGAAAAACCTATCCTCCATTCTGAAGAGCAGACAAGAGATGGAGAAAAAGCTGGTAGACTCAGTGAGAGAGATAGAGTTGTTGAAAGAAAAGCTGACTGGTGTTGAGCTAGCTCAAGAAGAGGCCAACAGCTTATCAAATATTGTCCATTCTGACAATGTAAGGCTTGAACATGACGTGGCTTTCCTGAAGGCTGTTTTGGATGATACTCAGAAG GAGCTACACTCAACTAGGGGAGTCCTTGCAGGAGAAAGGGCAAGAGCATTCCAACTACAG GTTGAAGTTTTTCATCTGAAACAAAGATTGCAATCTATGGAAAACCGAACATCTACCCCAAGAAAGCCATTCCATGTGCAGTGA
- the LOC118039466 gene encoding uncharacterized protein isoform X1, whose translation MFGFSKRRMKLGRVKKVQLSDSSPGIRSPIRPPKRIISNNNANSEGVALTASNSDDLDYHCSSSAPPVISSSTAGNNAENWMVLSISGDKPTPRFNHAATVIGNKMIVVGGESGSGLLDDVQVLKFDQFTWTSISSKLYLSPSSLPLKIPACRGHCLVSWGKKALLIGGKTDPASDRISVWAFDTETECWSLVEAKGDIPIARNGHAVVRASSVLILFGGEDAKRKKLNDLHMFDLKSFTWLPLHCTGTGPSPRSNHVAALYDDKNLLIFGGTSKSRTLNDLYSLDFETMVWSRTKIRGFHPSPRAGCCGVLCGTKWYIAGGGSRKKRHSETLIYDILKMEWSVAFASPPSSITTNKGFSLVLVQHKEKDFLVAFGGSKKEPSNQVEVMGIEKNESSTGRHSAPSKGPGRSPFEKRSSSTVLAAQLGTCSSQRSADSIARQNLASAIEQHGSGRKSLSDSLLVDPNSASRNVSHRKEFHHEEENRIAAKTARNLEDDNSSSPAAEHRSNHSDISIKPNNPVGKINAEMSSIFEMETPNSHNQGIGNVSVDNEDVVSPESDCTAGGARESMYQLYETKIAALIRKNGILEGQLAAAMAGREAAEKNLSSILKSRQEMEKKLVDSVREIELLKEKLTGVELAQEEANSLSNIVHSDNVRLEHDVAFLKAVLDDTQKELHSTRGVLAGERARAFQLQVEVFHLKQRLQSMENRTSTPRKPFHVQ comes from the exons ATGTTTGGTTTCTCTAAAAGACGCATGAAACTTGGCAG GGTCAAGAAGGTGCAACTCTCTGATTCGTCACCAGGGATTAGGAGTCCTATTAGACCCCCAAAGCGaattattagtaataataatgcTAAT AGTGAAGGTGTTGCACTTACTGCTAGTAATTCTGATGACCTTGATTATCATTGCTCCTCTTCTGCTCCGCCGGTGATTAGTAGCTCGACAGCAGGGAATAATGCTGAGAACTGGATGGTGTTGTCTATTTCCGGGGATAAACCTACCCCTCGTTTCAAT CATGCAGCAACCGTCATTGGGAATAAGATGATAGTGGTTGGTGGAGAATCTGGAAGTGGATTGTTAGATGATGTACAG GTGCTTAAATTTGACCAATTCACCTGgacttcaatttcatcaaagcTTTACTTGTCACCCAGCAGTTTGCCGTTGAAGATCCCTGCTTGCAGAGGCCACTGTCTG GTTTCTTGGGGGAAGAAGGCACTTCTTATTGGAGGAAAAACTGATCCAGCAAGTGACCGAATTTCTG TGTGGGCATTTGACACAGAAACTGAGTGTTGGTCACTTGTTGAAGCAAAGGGAGATATACCG ATTGCCCGCAATGGTCACGCAGTGGTCCGAGCAAGctctgttttaattttatttgggggtGAAGAtgctaaaaggaaaaaactaaatgaTCTGCACATGTTTGATCTCAAGTCTTTCACGTGGCTCCCTCTGCATTGCAC AGGAACTGGACCATCTCCGAGATCCAACCATGTAGCAGCTCTTTATGATGATAAAAATCTACTTATATTTGGAGGAACTTCCAAGTCCCGGACTCTGAATGACTTATATTCACTTGATTTTGAGACG ATGGTATGGTCGAGAACAAAGATACGGGGCTTCCATCCATCACCAAGGGCTGGATGTTGTGGAGTTTTATGTGGAACTAAATGGTACATAGCAGGGGGAGGAAGTAGGAAAAAAC GGCACTCAGAAACTTTGATTTATGATATATTGAAAATGGAGTGGTCCGTGGCATTTGCATCACCCCCATCTTCTATCACCACCAACAAG GGTTTCAGCCTGGTACTTGTGCAGCACAAGGAAAAGGATTTCCTTGTTGCTTTTGGTGGGAGTAAAAAGGAGCCATCAAATCAG GTTGAAGTAATGGGCATTGAGAAGAATGAATCATCCACAGGTCGTCATTCTGCTCCTAGTAAAGGCCCTGGTCGTTCGCCGTTTGAAAAGCGCTCATCATCTACAGTGTTGGCTGCTCAACTTGGTACTTGTTCTTCTCAGCGTTCAGCTGATTCCATTGCAAGACAGAATCTGGCATCTGCAATTGAACAACATGGTTCTGGTAGGAAATCTTTGTCAGATTCCTTGCTTGTTGATCCAAATTCTGCTTCCAGAAATGTCTCCCATCGCAAGGAATTTCACCACGAGGAAGAAAACCGCATAGCTGCTAAGACAGCAAGGAACTTAGAAGATGATAATTCTTCATCGCCG GCTGCTGAACACCGAAGTAATCATTCTGATATATCGATCAAGCCTAACAATCCAGTTGGTAAAATTAATGCAGAGATGTCTAGCATATTTGAAATGGAAACTCCTAACTCCCACAACCAAGGAATTGGAAACGTTTCAGTAGATAACGAGGATGTAGTATCGCCGGAGAGTGATTGTACTGCAGGAGGGGCTCGTGAAAGTATGTATCAATTGTACGAAACAAAAATAGCTGCTCTAATAAGAAAGAATGGTATACTTGAAGGACAACTGGCAGCTGCAATGGCAGGTCGAGAAGCAGCAGAGAAAAACCTATCCTCCATTCTGAAGAGCAGACAAGAGATGGAGAAAAAGCTGGTAGACTCAGTGAGAGAGATAGAGTTGTTGAAAGAAAAGCTGACTGGTGTTGAGCTAGCTCAAGAAGAGGCCAACAGCTTATCAAATATTGTCCATTCTGACAATGTAAGGCTTGAACATGACGTGGCTTTCCTGAAGGCTGTTTTGGATGATACTCAGAAG GAGCTACACTCAACTAGGGGAGTCCTTGCAGGAGAAAGGGCAAGAGCATTCCAACTACAG GTTGAAGTTTTTCATCTGAAACAAAGATTGCAATCTATGGAAAACCGAACATCTACCCCAAGAAAGCCATTCCATGTGCAGTGA